In the genome of Candidatus Aegiribacteria sp., the window GCAGCATGCGAAAGGTCAGAGGGAGATTGATCTGGCAGGGGTTTATCTTAAATATGAGGAAAGGCTGAAAGCTTCAGGCGCATTCGATTTTGACGATTTATTGACAGGCGTTCTTCGAGTATTCCGTCAAGATAATGACACCAGAAGACTCTATTCTTCGATGTTCTCATATATCCTGATAGATGAATATCAGGATACGAACAGGGTTCAGCACGAGCTTCTGAAAGAACTTTCCAAAGATGGAGCTGGAGTGTGCGTTGTAGGTGATGATGATCAATCCATATACGCATGGAGAGGAGCCTGTGTTGAGAACATTCTGGAGTTTTCGAAGGATTTCCCGGGCACCAGAATTATTAGGCTGGAAGAGAATTACAGATCGACAGGCAATATCCTTCGCGGGGCATCTGCACTGGTAAATCATAATAGAAAAAGACACGGTAAAACACTCTGGACAAGGCAGGAAGCAGGACTTCCAATAAAGGTTAGATCTCTTTACAATGAAATCGAAGAGGCGGAATGGATACTTGGGGAGATAAGGGAACTCGTTGAGGACAGTTCACTTTCGCGCGAATGCATAGCTGTTCTTTACAGAACAAATGCCCAGTCACGCCAGCTCGAGACAGCTTGCAGAAAACATGGAATCAACTACGAAGTTGTGGGATCGCAGAGATTCTACGAACGGATGGAGATCAAGGATATAATTGCTTACCTGAGGGTTCTCATCAACCATGATGACCGCCTAAGTCTTGAACGGATAATCAATAAACCCCCTCGAGGTCTTGGGAGGAAAGGGAGAGCGGCCTTCTTTGACTTTGTGGATTCGAAGAAACTTGATCCCATGGATGCCATGTTCATTTCAGATAATATAAGCGGAATCGCTTCGAGGGCTTCGAAGGAGTTGAAAAGTCTTGGAGAATGGTTCAGACTGGCCGAAGGAAATGTTGCAGAAGGGATATCAGTATCCGAAATAGTTGACGGTCTTCTTGATAGTACAGGTTTAGCCCGACAGTACGATACTGAAGATATTACGGATCAATCACGACTTGAGAATATTGCCGAGTTCAGAAAAAGTGTATCGGAATACGATCAGGCTGTACCAGGCGGAGGCCTGCCGGGTTTCATGACCGAGATCAGTCTGGCAACCACAGTTGACGAGTACGAGGGCGAAAACAGTGGTAAAATAGCTCTCATGACCCTTCACTGCGCGAAAGGCCTTGAATTCAATACTGTTTTCATCGCGGGGCTTGAGGAGGGTATGCTGCCTTTCATCAGGCCTGGAGAGTACGTTCCCTCCGATATGGAAGAGGAAAGAAGGTTGCTTTATGTAGGAATGACTCGAGCCCAGAAGAGGCTTGTGCTGACTTGCGCAATTAACAGGAGAAGGGGCGGCGTTTCGCAATCGGGTCCGTCCAGATTCATAAACGAAATCGCGAGTGGGGAAAATAGAATACCGCCTGTCGGGAAGGTATTTGCAAACGGAAGAGACGACATCGAAGAAACGGATGAAAGCGCTCTGGTCTACAGCAGGGGAAATCTTATCAATCATCCTCGATACGGCAGAGGACTGGTGAAAAAGGTTGTGAAATCAGGATCCGAATGGAGAATAACCGTCGATTTTGGATTTGACGAACCCAAAACATTGGTAACAGGGTATGTGCCTATTCCAATTCTAAAGCAGAAAGGTTCAGTACAAGACCTTGATTGAGAGGCAGTTTCTTTCTAATAGGAGATAATAAATGATAGATAATGCCCGGATGCAAGACCTGACCCTGGGGGTTCGACTGGATGTGCTTGAGATGATTCGATGTGCTGGAAGCGGTCATCCCGGCGGGTCGTTTTCAGCGATTGAGATACTTGTTGAGCTTTACTGGAATGTAATGAATATCCGTCCAGGTGAGCCACGCTGGAAGAAGAGAGACAGATTCGTTCTCTCGAAAGGTCACGCATGTCCCGCCCTGTACTCCGTTCTTGCCAGAAGGGGATATTTTGATCCTTCGGAGCTTCTGACCTTCAGAAAACTGGGTTCCAGACTCCAGGGGCATCCGAACATGATCGACCTTCCAGGGCTTGATGCCTCCACGGGCAGTCTCGGTCATGGTCTTCCAATAGCCTGTGGCATAGCCCACGGGATAAGGCTGAATAAAAGAAAGAGCCGCGTTTACTGTCTGCTGGGAGATGGAGAACTCCAGGAAGGAAGCGTCTGGGAAGCGGCAATGACCGCATCTCATTACAATCTGAACCATCTTACAGCGATTGTAGACAGGAACCGTGTGCAGCTGGATGGAACCGTTTCCGAAGTCATGGAGATAGAACCTCTTGCCGATAAATGGCTGGCATTCGGATGGGATGTGATCGTAGCCGATGGACACAGCTTCCCATCTATCGAGAAGGCATTTGAACACTGCCGGGAAACCTCTTTCCCGTCGGTTATTATCGCCGATACGGTGAAAGGGAAAGGTGTTTCATTCATGG includes:
- a CDS encoding UvrD-helicase domain-containing protein, which translates into the protein MIVDQLNSRQKEAVDYTDGPLLVLAGAGSGKTRVLTAKIADIIEKGYAEPWEILAMTFTNKAAQEMRERVNSILPGRGSRIRMGTFHSVCAWILRREAHHLGYNENYTIYDSDDQKTLIRRLLKNIDSSTKITPGLAKGYISSSKNEGISAEEAMQHAKGQREIDLAGVYLKYEERLKASGAFDFDDLLTGVLRVFRQDNDTRRLYSSMFSYILIDEYQDTNRVQHELLKELSKDGAGVCVVGDDDQSIYAWRGACVENILEFSKDFPGTRIIRLEENYRSTGNILRGASALVNHNRKRHGKTLWTRQEAGLPIKVRSLYNEIEEAEWILGEIRELVEDSSLSRECIAVLYRTNAQSRQLETACRKHGINYEVVGSQRFYERMEIKDIIAYLRVLINHDDRLSLERIINKPPRGLGRKGRAAFFDFVDSKKLDPMDAMFISDNISGIASRASKELKSLGEWFRLAEGNVAEGISVSEIVDGLLDSTGLARQYDTEDITDQSRLENIAEFRKSVSEYDQAVPGGGLPGFMTEISLATTVDEYEGENSGKIALMTLHCAKGLEFNTVFIAGLEEGMLPFIRPGEYVPSDMEEERRLLYVGMTRAQKRLVLTCAINRRRGGVSQSGPSRFINEIASGENRIPPVGKVFANGRDDIEETDESALVYSRGNLINHPRYGRGLVKKVVKSGSEWRITVDFGFDEPKTLVTGYVPIPILKQKGSVQDLD
- a CDS encoding transketolase, with protein sequence MIDNARMQDLTLGVRLDVLEMIRCAGSGHPGGSFSAIEILVELYWNVMNIRPGEPRWKKRDRFVLSKGHACPALYSVLARRGYFDPSELLTFRKLGSRLQGHPNMIDLPGLDASTGSLGHGLPIACGIAHGIRLNKRKSRVYCLLGDGELQEGSVWEAAMTASHYNLNHLTAIVDRNRVQLDGTVSEVMEIEPLADKWLAFGWDVIVADGHSFPSIEKAFEHCRETSFPSVIIADTVKGKGVSFMEGNCKWHGRCPNEDEYAAAVKEIQGGLS